From Catharus ustulatus isolate bCatUst1 chromosome 17, bCatUst1.pri.v2, whole genome shotgun sequence, the proteins below share one genomic window:
- the TTPAL gene encoding alpha-tocopherol transfer protein-like produces the protein MSGESDCTRTSPSAGSPSDNELLPDRPKYVCTLSPDLVTKAREELQEKPEWRLRDVQALRDMVCKDYPSLGTCLDDAFLLRFLRARKFDYDRALQLLVNYHTCRRTWPEVFSNLKPSAIKPVLESGFVTVLPHRDPQGRHVVCIRPDRWTPSNYPITENIRAIYLTLEKLIQSEETQVNGIVILADYKGVSLSKASHFGPFVAKKVIGILQDGFPIRIKAVNIINEPRIFKGIFAIIKPFLKEKIANRFFLHGCDLNSLHQNIPPVILPEEYGGTAGKLDISAWNELLLASEEDFLHDFSELVLPCDSSPHDLLVSGDADEKQCDDSLRGMKPQLYYCY, from the exons ATGTCAGGAGAGAGCGACTGCACCCGGACAAGTCCGTCAGCAGGGTCTCCATCGGACAATGAGCTCCTGCCAGACCGGCCAAAGTATGTTTGTACCCTGTCCCCTGATCTTGTTACCAAAGCCCgggaggagctccaggagaagcCTGAGTGGAGGCTCCGTGACGTGCAGGCACTCCGAGACATGGTGTGCAAGGACTACCCTTCCCTGGGGACGTGCCTGGACGATGCTTTTTTGCTAAGGTTCCTCCGAGCCAGGAAGTTTGATTACGATCGAGCACTTCAGCTCCTGGTGAACTACCACACCTGCAGGAGGACCTGGCCAGAGGTGTTCAGTAACTTGAAGCCATCTGCAATAAAACCTGTCCTGGAGTCAGGCTTTGTCACTGTGCTGCCTCACCGGGACCCGCAGGGACGCCACGTCGTCTGCATCCGCCCAG ACAGATGGACACCCAGTAATTATCCGATTACTGAGAACATTCGTGCCATATACTTAACCTTAGAAAAACTCATTCAGTCCGAAGAGACCCAGGTGAATGGAATTGTAATCCTGGCAGACTACAAAGGAGTCAGCTTATCTAAGGCGTCTCATTTCGGTCCTTTTGTAGCCAAAAAAGTGATTGGAATTCTTCAG GATGGATTCCCCATTCGAATAAAGGCTGTTAACATAATAAATGAGCCTCGTATATTCAAAGGCATTTTTGCAATCATCAAgccttttctgaaggaaaagatTGCTAACAGG TTTTTTCTTCATGGCTGTGATCTGAATTCCCTTCACCAAAACATTCCTCCAGTGATCCTTCCTGAAGAGTATGGTGGTACTGCAGGCAAGCTGGACATCTCTGCCTGgaatgagctgctgctggcctctGAAGAGGACTTCCTGCATGATTTCtcagagctggtgctgccctgtgaCAGCTCTCCCCACGACCTGCTAGTGAGTGGGGATGCTGATGAAAAGCAGTGTGATGATTCCCTGCGAGGGATGAAACCTCAGCTCTATTACTGTTACTAA
- the SERINC3 gene encoding serine incorporator 3 has protein sequence MGAVLGVCSLASWIPCLCSGASCLLCRCCPNSKNSTVTRLIYAFLLLLSTVLACIMLAPGMEEQLKKIPGFCDEGLHTQIPHLDGFVSCDVFVGYRAVYRVSFAMAVFFFLLSLLMIEVKTSNDPRASIHNGFWFFKIAAIVAIMVGAFYIPEGPFTRAWFWIGVSGAFCFILIQLVLLVDFAHSWNESWVEKMEEGNSKCWYAALLSCTSLFYALSLVFVVLFYVFYTKPDDCTENKFFISFNMILCIVVSIVSILPKVQEHQPRSGLLQSSVITLYTMYLTWAAMSNEPERNCNPSLLNIITQIAAPTAAPANATVPPATPAPPKSLQWWDAQSVVGLVIFVLCLLYSSIRSSSNSQVNKLTLSGSDTAMLEEAVGTGTGAAEEGDVRRVTDNEKDGVQYSYTFFHFMLFLASLYIMMTLTNWYSPDADFKTMTSKWPAVWVKITSSWVCLLLYLWTLVAPVVLTNRDFS, from the exons ATGGGGGCCGTGCTGGGGGTCTGCTCGCTGGCCAGCTGG ATTCCCTGCCTGTGCAGCGGTGCCTCGTGTTTGCTGTGCCGATGTTGCCCCAACAGCAAGAATTCTACAGTGACACGGCTTATCtatgccttcctcctcctcctcagcactgTGCTTGCCTGCATTATGCTGGCACCAGGCAtggaagagcagctgaaaaAG ATACCCGGATTTTGTGACGAGGGGCTTCACACCCAGATCCCCCACTTGGATGGGTTTGTCAGCTGTGATGTGTTTGTGGGATACAGAGCTGTCTATCGTGTCAGCTTTGCCATGGCTGtgttcttcttcctcctctccctgctcatgATAGAGGTGAAAACAAGCAACGACCCAAGAGCTTCCATACACAATGG GTTCTGGTTCTTCAAAATAGCTGCCATTGTGGCTATCATGGTTGGAGCATTTTATATACCTGAAGGACCTTTCACAAGAG CTTGGTTTTGGATTGGTGTTTCTGGAGCCTTCTGCTTCATTCTTATCCAGTTGGTTCTACTTGTGGATTTTGCTCACTCTTGGAATGAGAGCTGGGTTGAGAAAATGGAAGAGGGGAATTCTAAGTGTTGGTATGCAG ctctgttgTCCTGTACAAGCTTGTTCTATGCCTTGTCCCTGGTTTTTGTTGTTCTCTTCTACGTTTTCTACACGAAGCCTGATGACTGCACTGAGAACAAGTTCTTCATAAGCTTTAACATGATCCTGTGCATTGTTGTTTCCATTGTTTCTATCCTGCCAAAAGTTCAG GAACATCAGCCTCGCTCTGGCCTCCTCCAGTCCTCTGTCATCACTCTCTACACCATGTACCTCACATGGGCAGCCATGTCCAATGAGCCTG aaagaaactgtAACCCAAGTTTGCTGAACATCATCACCCAGATagctgcacccacagctgctccagccaacGCCACTGTCCCGCCTGCCACTCCTGCTCCGCCCAAGTCCCTGCAGTGGTGGGATGCCCAGAGTGTTGTTGGACTGGTTATCTTTGTCCTTTGCCTCCTGTATTCCAG CATCCGCTCTTCAAGTAACAGCCAGGTGAACAAGCTGACCCTGTCTGGCAGTGACACTGCCatgctggaggaggctgtggggacaggcactggggctgctgaggaGGGAGACGTGCGCCGCGTCACCGACAACGAGAAGGATGGGGTTCAGTACAGCTACACCTTCTTCCACTTCATGCTGTTCCTTGCCTCTCTGTACATCATGATGACACTCACAAACTGGTACAG CCCTGATGCAGATTTCAAAACCATGACAAGTAAGTGGCCAGCCGTGTGGGTGAAGATAACCTCCAGCTGGGTTTGTCTGCTTCTCTATCTTTGGACCTTAGTGGCGCCTGTTGTCCTTACCAATAGAGACTTCAGTTAA